The Brachyspira hyodysenteriae ATCC 27164 sequence GCTATAGCATCAGTTACTATACATATATGACCTGTTTTAAGTTTATATGCAAGCTCTACAGATGCAAAATCACAATGCACACCATCACATATTAAACCCGCATACATATCTTTAGTTTCAAGTACAGCACCAACAGCACCTGGCTCTCTTGAACCCCAAGGACGCATAGCATTGAATAAATGAGTTGCAAAAGTGATTCCGTAAGGTATTTTATCTTTTATTTCTGCATAAGTACCGTTAGTATGTCCTACAGATACTACTTTACCTGCCATAGCAAATTCTTCTATTACTTCGCCGTTAACCATTTCAGGTGCTACTGTTACCATTACACATTTTGAGGCATTGATTTTAGATATCATATCCATATTAGGCTCTCTTATGAACTTGTCATTATGAATACCTCTCTTTTCATGCGATATATAAGGTCCTTCAAAATGTATTCCTAATACGCCGATTACTGATAAATCTTCTATACTGTTAAACAAATCTATGATTTTTATCATATATTCATCGCCGTTTGTAATAACAGTTGGTAAATATGAAGTACATCCGTATCTTTGACAAACTTCATTCATATTTTTTAATGTTTCTACAGAAGGATCGGCATTAATATCATATCCTCCTATACCATTAACCTGTAAGTCTATATATCCAGGAGCAACTATCTTTCCTCCCAAATCTATTCTTGTAATAACAGCATCAACATCAATTTCTTTTTCTACACTTTTTATAACATTATTTTCTATAACAATACAATGTCCTTCTATGAACTTTTCACCGTCAAATATTTTAATGTTTGTAAGTGCATAATAAGATTTATAAAGTCCTTTAATAAGTTCTTTAGGATGCAAACTTTTGCTTTCCAAACTCTTAGCATATTTATAAGTTTTTACTTTTAAATCGCTGCTTGATTCTTCATCAGCAACAATTATAAGTTTTTTATGTTCCTGTAGTACAGAAGTAGGGTAGAATTGACTTATAGCCCCTTCAACACAATGAGCTAAAGCATCAGATACATCATATCCGTTTGCCATAACAAGTATATATTTTGCATTAAATGCTTCTTCAAAACCTAATGTAAAACCTTCTCTAGGGAATGTTTCTATAGGCATATTAAATTTTTTAGATTCATAGCTTCTTATTATTTCGCTTATCTTTTTATCTCTTACGCTTCCTTCTAATGATGAACTTGGAGTATTTAGTAGGAAACTTCCGTCTTCAGCTAAATTATCTATTAATAAAGTAATATTGCCTAATTCTTTTATTAAATTAGCCATTCTCCTTGCTTCTTCTTTTCTGTTTGCTACATTACTGTCAAATAAGTGAACATTTTCTTTAGGTATATCTATAAATTTTAAGAAATTATCTTCTAAATATTTCTGTGATATATTTGAATCTATATATTCACCAGATGAAACTATATGAATATTTTTGAAAGATACTATATTATCATTGTAGAAAGATAGTAATTTTTGATAATATGATTTATTGACATATCTTAAAGGAAAAGATAACACAAAAGGCTTGTCTTTATCTGAATAGTCCAATATACATTTTACAGTATAATAAGCAGCCCATTCATAAACGCTTTCATTTGTAATAATGATTCTCATGTATATTCTCCTTTTATTTTATATTTTTTTCTATTTTCATAAATACGGTTTGACTTGATAATCTTAAAGATGATTCATAATCAGCTATAACAGTAACATCGCTATGTTTTTGTAATTTGCTTAAAGGTGAAGAATTACTTATGCCATATTCCAAACAATCTCTTAATGAGCATGAATTATTTATTCCAGATGATGTTAATAAAACAGTATCAACCATATCTATAAATCCCATACCCATACTAAATACAGTTGTTGGTACTTTGCTTTCATCTTCAAATTTATTTTTAATTTCACTTATAGAGTGTTCGCTTAAAGTTTTTATTCTGAATAATGAAGATAATGATGACATTCTTTCATTTCCAGCAGAAGTGGAATCAGCAGTAAGCGAATACCATATAACATCGAATCTTCCTATTTTTTTGATGATATCAAGCTGTTTATCCATTTGAGATTCATCACCGCTGCCGTCAAATAAAAATACATTTTCTTCCGGTATATCTATTTTTGAAAGCAAATTTTCTTTTAAGAAATATGCTTTGCTATTTTTATCTGTCGGAGGAAGTCCTATGTACTCAGATTGCTGAAATATAAATATATTTTTGAAATTAATTTTATAGTTTTTAACATTTTCTATTATTTCTTTGTATATATCTTTAGTATCATCCTGACTCGAAACAGAAATATAAAGCTTTTCTTTTTTTTCCTGCTTTTTCTCTAAGAAATTTAGAATATGTTTTGCTGTGAATACAGTATAATCTTGATATGAATCAGCTATATATATATTCATTAATAAGTCCTTTATAATTAATTAAAATTAATCTGAACTTATTATAACACTTTCCCTATTTTCTGTATATAGTATATTGTTTATTTTATTTGTATTATCTGAAGTATTTATATAACTATTATCTATACTTATTCTATATTCTTTATTTCCAGCAATGAAATTTAAATTTGTGCTATCAAAATTTACAATAGCTGTATTAGGATTTAAAATATTTCTTCTCATAGCTATTGGAACATTATTTTTAGGCATTGTACTTACTATTATCCAAGGTTCAAATTTCTTTACATTTTCTCTAGTTGCTGCTTGTGCTGTATATAATTTATTCTGTCCTATATTAGTTTGAACTACATTATATTCTAACTCATTTGAAGATAGTATTTGTATATATGTGTAAGAATAAGCTCCATCTATTATAAATCTATTTGATTCATTATCAAAAGTTATAGGAAGTTTTGAGTTTACATTCCATTTATATTTATATCCGTAAACATGATATTCTCTTGTTATATCAGGCAATGCTTCTATATCTTCTTTTATTACCAAAATATTAGGTTTTAGATAGTAGAATCTTCTATCATAATTTTTAAGATTTATTGGGTATGTATATCTTTGATTTGCTTTAGCATGAGCATAAAACATTTTATAATAATTTGTTATATTTTCTATATATGAGTAACTTCCCATATTTTCTTCTATTTTATTTCCATCTATTGATATGCCGTTATGAAAATCAGCATCTTTGAAAATAGTATAATTATTAGAATCAAAATTATAACCTAATTCATCTATTATAGAATCACCATAATTATAGTATACAAAACTCATTCTATCATTATGATTAAGTCCTAAAGAATTGTCTGTATTTCTTCCCTTAGCATAAACAGCCAAATAAGGTGCATTTAAAGTTTTTATATTTTCATTGTAAATGGCAGTTTGTATTTTTTTTAAAAGCAAAGTTTCGTATTGGAAATCAACATTAGAATTTACATTGTCTCTGAGATAGTAATTATTCCACATTAAAGCATAAGGAAGATATCTTATGTCTGCAGCTTCACTCTGTGCAAATACAGCATAATTTTTATATAATGGATCAGCACACATTTTGCTTAAAAGTTCCATAACCGCATTTCTAGCACCTGTATCAAATCTTAATTTGCTTCTATTGTATACTGCTGTATATCCTATAGGCAATGTGTAGCCTGAAGGATATCCTACTATTGATAAATATTTTCCTATATTTCTGAATGATTCTAAAGAGAAAGCATCAAATATACCTACATTTTTTAACGATAATGCATAAGTTAGTATAGGCATAATAGTATCAAATGCTTCGCTTATTGAAGATTTAAAAC is a genomic window containing:
- the nagA gene encoding N-acetylglucosamine-6-phosphate deacetylase, with protein sequence MRIIITNESVYEWAAYYTVKCILDYSDKDKPFVLSFPLRYVNKSYYQKLLSFYNDNIVSFKNIHIVSSGEYIDSNISQKYLEDNFLKFIDIPKENVHLFDSNVANRKEEARRMANLIKELGNITLLIDNLAEDGSFLLNTPSSSLEGSVRDKKISEIIRSYESKKFNMPIETFPREGFTLGFEEAFNAKYILVMANGYDVSDALAHCVEGAISQFYPTSVLQEHKKLIIVADEESSSDLKVKTYKYAKSLESKSLHPKELIKGLYKSYYALTNIKIFDGEKFIEGHCIVIENNVIKSVEKEIDVDAVITRIDLGGKIVAPGYIDLQVNGIGGYDINADPSVETLKNMNEVCQRYGCTSYLPTVITNGDEYMIKIIDLFNSIEDLSVIGVLGIHFEGPYISHEKRGIHNDKFIREPNMDMISKINASKCVMVTVAPEMVNGEVIEEFAMAGKVVSVGHTNGTYAEIKDKIPYGITFATHLFNAMRPWGSREPGAVGAVLETKDMYAGLICDGVHCDFASVELAYKLKTGHICIVTDAIAPAAAPDIKEYIWAGKKIHRDGNRLIDDNGTLGGSSITMSQSVRNVVNEVGATVEEALKMASLYPAKVMGIDDKYGRIKEGYIADLVVLDENLIVKGVVFKGNYKEYNYDHEWVTHA
- a CDS encoding 6-phosphogluconolactonase, which gives rise to MNIYIADSYQDYTVFTAKHILNFLEKKQEKKEKLYISVSSQDDTKDIYKEIIENVKNYKINFKNIFIFQQSEYIGLPPTDKNSKAYFLKENLLSKIDIPEENVFLFDGSGDESQMDKQLDIIKKIGRFDVIWYSLTADSTSAGNERMSSLSSLFRIKTLSEHSISEIKNKFEDESKVPTTVFSMGMGFIDMVDTVLLTSSGINNSCSLRDCLEYGISNSSPLSKLQKHSDVTVIADYESSLRLSSQTVFMKIEKNIK